GATGGATCACGACGTGGAGGAGCGAGCCCGCGACGACCGCCTGCACGAACGAGAAGACGACGACGCCGGTGCCGTGCACGAGCTCGTCGCCGAAGCGCGAGCCCATCACCGTCGCCCCCGCCACGAGCGCGAGCGCGCCCACCGCCGCCCCGGCGGAGCGGAGGCGCGGGCGGACGAGCCACCAGATCGCGAGCCCCTCCGGCATGCGATGGAGGACGACCGCGAGACCGAGCAGCTCGCTGCCGTGCGCGTGCGCGCTCCCGTGCTCGTCGACGTGCTCGGCGAACGCGGAGCCGTCGAGGAACGCGTGCATCGCGATGCCGAGGAGCGCGAGGACGAGCGCGGGACGATGCTTCGCGGTGTCGCCGCCGTGGACGTGATCGTGATGCGGGTGGTTCTTCCGCTCGAGCAGCATCGGGCCGAAGAGCCCCGCCGCCGCCGCGGCGAACGCCCAGGGCCCGCACGTGAGGAGCGCCTCCGGCAGGATGTGGATGAGGGCGATGCCGCCGATCGTGACGATGACGAAGCCGTCGACGAGCGCGAGGACCCACGACCGCGCGCCCGCGAAGGTGACGATGAGCGGACCGAGCCCGAGCGCGACGATGCTGAGCAGCAGGAGCGACACGCGAGGCCGCGCAGCGTAGCGCAGCTGCCTGTGATGCCGCGACGTCCGTGTTTCGGCTAACCTCGTAGCGTGCGCACGACGCTCGTCCCCGCCCTCCTCGTCATTGCCGCGTGCAGCGAGCCACCGCCGCCCAAGTCGCCGTCGAAGAACAGCGGTGAGGTGCCGGCGAACTCGCTCGACGAAGCGCAGCTCCACGGCACCGCCGCGAAGGAAGAGCCGCCGCCGAACGACCCGAGCCAGCCGCTCACGACGAAGGTCGGCGAGGCCCCGATCGATCCCGACGCGCTCGCGGCGGGCTCGGCGACGACCACGACCACGAGCAGCGCGCCGAGCAAGCCCGCCGGCAAGCCTGGCAAGCCGGAGCCCGCGAGCAAAGGCGCGGTCTCGAAGGCCGAGTGCGACAAGGCGTTCGACAAGTACCTGCAGCTCGAGATGGCGCAGAACCCGCAGCTCAAAGACCTGCCGCCGGAGGTCCTCGAGCAAGTGAAGGAGCAGGGGCGCCAGAAACACGGCGAAGCCCCCTGCACCGCGACCCGTGCACAATACAACTGCGCGATGGCCGCCGGCTCGACCGCCGCCTGGCAGAAGTGCATGAAGTAGCGCTCCGTCCTCCGCGAAAACAGAGCGTTGTCTACCTTGACAGAGGGTCCGCTAAAGCGGATGCTCTTCGGACCTCGTGAAGTCGGTCCGCGAGAGCAGCACCCGCAAGAAGAAGGAAGAGCGCCCGGACGAGGTCACGTCCGAGCGCCGCATCCCCGCGTCGACGGGCGGATCGCCGCTGAAGGAGCCGCTCGTTAAGGAGGAGTGGGCGTACCCGACGGCCGAAGGCGGCGACGTCGCCGACCTCGCGCCGGTCGTCGGCGGCAACCTGCGGCGCCTCCGCATCCGCCGCGGCCTCTCGCTCGAGAAGCTCGCGCAGCGCTCCGGCGTGAGCCGCGCGATGCTGGGACAGATCGAGCTCGGCCAGAGCGCGCCCACGATCAACGTCCTCTGGAAGATCGCGCGGGCGCTCGACGTCACCTTCGCGACGCTCATCCAGGCGCGGGAGGCCGGCGGCACCACCGTCCTCAAGAAGGCCGCCGCCAAGGTGCTCACCAGCCACGGCGGCCACTTCAGCTCGCGCGCGCTCTTCCCGTTCGACGGGCCGCGGCGCGCCGAGTTCTACGAGCTGCGGCTCTCTGCCGGAGCGACCGAAGCGGCCGACGCGCACGCGCCCGGCACGGTGGAGAACCTCGTCGTCGTGGAGGGCCAGCTCGAGCTGCTCGTCGAGCGCCCCGGCCACGCGGAGACGCACCGCCTCGACGCCGGCGACGCGATCGTCTTCGAGGCCGACTGCCCTCACTCGTACATCAGCGTTGGCGGACGCGACTGCCTCATGTATCTCGTCATGACGTACGCCGAGCAGACGGACTGAGCCGAGCGCGTAGGACTGCCGAGGGAGGAGGGCCGCGTGATGACGTCTTTCGCCGAGAGGATCCGAAGCGAGCTCTCCGACTACAAGCTCGAGAAGGACGTCCTCGTGCACATCGACGAGTGGCTGAAGGCCGACAAGGACTTCAACACGTGGTTCCTCGTCACGACGAAGCGCGCCCTCGCCGACGACGAGCTCATGGCGCTCCTCGACGGGTACCGCGAGTCGCAGGAGATCATCGAAGCGGCGTGGGCCGACTTCGCCGACCGGCGCGACGACACGATGCTGCGCGAGGCGATCACGCAGTCGATCCACCGGATGAAGCTGCTCCAGAACGACCTGTGATCGCGTGACGACCTACGAAGCGCTCCGTGTCATCGCGACGACGAGCTGCCCGCAGTGCCGCGCGATGGTCGCGCTCGTCTTCGACGCGCGGACGATCCGGCCGGCGTGAGCGCGCTCAGCTCGCGACGCCGAGGCGGCGGAGGAGCGCGTTCACGTCGGGATCGCGGCCGAGGAAGGAGCGGTAGAGCGCGGCCGGGTCCTCGGTGTCGCCGCGCGCGAGGATCGACTTGCGGAACGCGTCGCCGACCTCGCGGCTCAGGATGCCGGCCTCGCGGAAGCGGCCGAACGCGTCGGCCTCGAGGACCTCGGACCACTGGTACGAGTAGTAGCCCGCGGCGTAGCCGTACGCGGCGCCGAAGAGGTGCGAGAAGCTCGCGAGCATCGCGTACTCCGCGGGGAGCGGCACCGGCGAGAACTTCGCGAACACGTCGCGCGCGTAGGTCATCACGTCGCCGTGCTTCGCCGCGTCGTACTCGGTGTGGAGGAGCAGGTCGACGGTCGAGAACCCGAGCTGGCGCACGAGCGCGTTCGCGGCGCGGTACGTGCGCGCGCGCAGCATGCGGTCCTTCACGTCGTCGGGGATCGGCGCGCCGGTCTCGTGGTGGCGCGCGAAGCGATCGAGCGCGTCACGCTCCCACGTCCAGTTCTCCATGATCATCGACGGGAGCTCGACGAAGTCGGAGACGACGCGCGTGCCGGCCATCGAGCGGATCGCGACCTCGGAGAGGAGGTGATGCATCATGTGGCCGAACTCGTGGAACAGCGTCTCGACCTCGCGGTGGTTGAGGAGCGCCTGCTGCCCCGGCTTCCGCGGCGGCGTCACGTTGCACACGATGACGGCGACGTTCTCGCGCTCGTCCTTCGTGCCGGGAAGGCGATCGATGACGCCGCCCATCCACGCGCCGTCGCGCTTCGTCTCGCGCGG
The DNA window shown above is from Labilithrix sp. and carries:
- a CDS encoding helix-turn-helix domain-containing protein translates to MPASTGGSPLKEPLVKEEWAYPTAEGGDVADLAPVVGGNLRRLRIRRGLSLEKLAQRSGVSRAMLGQIELGQSAPTINVLWKIARALDVTFATLIQAREAGGTTVLKKAAAKVLTSHGGHFSSRALFPFDGPRRAEFYELRLSAGATEAADAHAPGTVENLVVVEGQLELLVERPGHAETHRLDAGDAIVFEADCPHSYISVGGRDCLMYLVMTYAEQTD